In Electrophorus electricus isolate fEleEle1 chromosome 1, fEleEle1.pri, whole genome shotgun sequence, a single window of DNA contains:
- the ampd3a gene encoding AMP deaminase 3 isoform X3 yields MSRDTPLVKRLSSPCLVSDMPRRFPRITLSDVDEEVRLLAEKVYASALKDEENKDALSMYTVPEDCPIGLRQAKDRELLRELAEQQSEESAKRKKSFKMIRSQSMSLQISVGVDWARPMVAPLLPSPSAATTVPDNFPEYQRVTISGDYCAGITVEDYEQAAKSLLKALFIREKYSRLAYHRFPRTTAQFLRSAENTKWREEDDVLPDICPCPPEGEDPYSMENIPEDLGYELKMRDGIIYVYDNSEALRINQPCCLPYPDLETFAIDLSHVLAMIADGPTKTYCHRRLKFLASKFYLHEMLNEMAELKELKGVPHRDFYNVRKVDTHIHAAACMNQKHLLTFIQSTYKTDAERVVLEKAGQKLTLKQVFNNLNMDPYHLTVDSLDVHAGRQTFHRFDKFNSKYNPVGASELREIYLKTDNHIKGEYFARLIKEVAYDLKESKYQYAEPRLSIYGRAPEEWESLSHWFIQHKVHSPNLRWVIQVPRIYDIFKSRKLVPNFAKMLENIFLPLFEATVNPQKHKHLHVFLKYVTGFDSVDDESKHSDHMFSYKSPKPECWNTDDNPPYSYYLFHMYANIMVLNNLRKERGLSTFQFRPHCGEAGSITHLVSAFLTADNISHGLNLKKSPVLQYLYYLAQVPIAMSPLSNNSLFLEYSKNPLREFLHKGLCVSLSTDDPMQFHYTKEALMEEYAIAAQLWKLSTCDLCEIARNSVLQSGLSHQEKKRFLGASYLKDGPDGNDIRRTNVAQIRMAYRHETLCNELSFLVDAVKSEAVGSRRQ; encoded by the exons ACATGCCGCGGCGGTTCCCCAGGATCACGCTCAGCGACGTGGACGAGGAGGTCCGCCTGCTGGCCGAGAAGGTGTACGCGTCGGCGCTGAAGGACGAAGAGAACAAGGACGCGCTCTCCATGTACACTGTGCCTGAGGACTGCCCCATCGGCCTGCGGCAGGCCAAGGACAGGGAGCTGCTCCGTGAGCTCGCGGAGCAGCAGTCGGAAGAGAGCGCCAAAAG GAAGAAGAGTTTTAAGATGATCCGGTCCCAGTCCATGTCCTTACAGATCTCCGTGGGCGTGGACTGGGCTCGGCCCATGGTCGCGCCTCTCCTGCCCTCTCCGTCCGCTGCCACCACCGTCCCGGACAACTTCCCAGAGTATCAGAGAGTCACCATCAGTGGAGACTACTGTGCAGGG ATCACAGTCGAGGACTACGAGCAAGCAGCCAAAAGTCTGCTGAAAGCTTTATTTATCCGGGAGAAATACTCCAGGCTGGCCTACCACCGCTTCCCCCGGACCACGGCCCAGTTCCTGCGCAGTGCCGAGAACAcaaaatggagagaggaagatgacGTCCTGCCAG ACATCTGTCCATGCCCTCCAGAGGGGGAGGACCCCTACAGCATGGAGAATATCCCTGAGGACCTAGGCTACGAGCTGAAAATGAGGGACGGGATTATATACGTGTATGACAACAGCGAAGCCCTCCGCATAAACCAACCCTGCTGCCTCCCTTATCCAGACCTGGAGACGTTCGCCATCGATCTGAGTCACGTGTTGGCCATGATTGCTGATGGTCCTAC AAAGACGTACTGCCACAGACGGCTTAAGTTCCTTGCGTCGAAGTTCTACCTGCATGAGATGCTCAATGAAATGGCTGAGCTTAAAGAACTCAAGGGTGTTCCCCATCGAGACTTCTACAATGTCAGGAAG GTGGACACTCACATCCATGCTGCAGCCTGCATGAACCAGAAACATCTCCTCACCTTTATCCAGAGCACCTATAAGACAGACGCGGAGCGTGTGGTGCTGGAGAAGGCTGGACAGAAACTCACCCTCAAACAGGTCTTCAATAACCTGAACATGGACCCCTACCATCTCACAGTGGACTCGCTAGATGTCCATGCT GGCAGGCAAACGTTTCACCGCTTTGACAAGTTCAACTCCAAATACAATCCTGTGGGAGCGAGCGAGTTACGAGAAATCTACCTGAAAACTGACAACCACATTAAGGGAGAATACTTTGCCAGGTTGATCAAG GAAGTTGCTTATGACTTGAAGGAGAGTAAATACCAGTATGCTGAGCCCCGCCTTTCCATCTATGGCCGTGCCCCTGAGGAGTGGGAGAGCCTTTCCCATTGGTTCATTCAGCATAAAGTACACTCCCCCAACTTGCGCTGGGTTATCCAGGTACCTAGAATATA TGACATTTTTAAGTCACGGAAGCTGGTTCCCAACTTTGCCAAGATGCTGGAAAACATCTTCCTCCCCCTGTTTGAGGCCACAGTGAATCCACAGAAGCACAAACACCTTCACGTGTTTCTTAAATAT GTGACGGGCTTTGACAGCGTGGATGACGAGTCCAAGCACAGCGATCACATGTTCTCCTATAAGAGCCCCAAGCCTGAGTGCTGGAACACAGACGACAACCCCCCCTACAGTTACTACCTCTTCCACATGTACGCCAACATCATGGTGCTCAACAACCTCAGGAA GGAGCGGGGTCTGAGCACCTTTCAGTTCCGCCCACACTGCGGCGAGGCTGGCTCCATCACCCACCTGGTGTCGGCCTTCCTCACTGCAGACAACATCTCCCACGGACTGAACCTGAAGAAG AGTCCTGTGCTGCAGTACCTGTATTACCTAGCCCAAGTACCTATTGCCATGTCGCCTCTTAGCAACAACAGCCTGTTCCTGGAGTACTCCAAGAACCCACTGCGAGAGTTCCTACAcaaaggcctgtgtgtgtccctctctaCTGATGACCCCATGCAGTTCCACTACACCAAG GAAGCGCTGATGGAAGAGTACGCCATTGCCGCCCAGCTGTGGAAGCTGAGCACATGCGATTTGTGCGAGATTGCCAGGAACAGTGTCCTGCAGAGTGGCCTGTCCCATCAG GAGAAAAAGCGCTTCCTCGGGGCCAGCTACCTCAAAGACGGGCCTGACGGCAACGACATCCGCCGGACCAACGTGGCGCAGATCCGCATGGCCTACCGGCATGAGACGCTGTGCAACGAGCTCAGCTTCCTGGTGGATGCAGTAAAGTCGGAGGCCGTGGGCTCCCGGAGGCAATGA
- the ampd3a gene encoding AMP deaminase 3 isoform X2, translating to MDPSDLAHAYAWSTAGEQIEAAETDDMPRRFPRITLSDVDEEVRLLAEKVYASALKDEENKDALSMYTVPEDCPIGLRQAKDRELLRELAEQQSEESAKRKKSFKMIRSQSMSLQISVGVDWARPMVAPLLPSPSAATTVPDNFPEYQRVTISGDYCAGITVEDYEQAAKSLLKALFIREKYSRLAYHRFPRTTAQFLRSAENTKWREEDDVLPDICPCPPEGEDPYSMENIPEDLGYELKMRDGIIYVYDNSEALRINQPCCLPYPDLETFAIDLSHVLAMIADGPTKTYCHRRLKFLASKFYLHEMLNEMAELKELKGVPHRDFYNVRKVDTHIHAAACMNQKHLLTFIQSTYKTDAERVVLEKAGQKLTLKQVFNNLNMDPYHLTVDSLDVHAGRQTFHRFDKFNSKYNPVGASELREIYLKTDNHIKGEYFARLIKEVAYDLKESKYQYAEPRLSIYGRAPEEWESLSHWFIQHKVHSPNLRWVIQVPRIYDIFKSRKLVPNFAKMLENIFLPLFEATVNPQKHKHLHVFLKYVTGFDSVDDESKHSDHMFSYKSPKPECWNTDDNPPYSYYLFHMYANIMVLNNLRKERGLSTFQFRPHCGEAGSITHLVSAFLTADNISHGLNLKKSPVLQYLYYLAQVPIAMSPLSNNSLFLEYSKNPLREFLHKGLCVSLSTDDPMQFHYTKEALMEEYAIAAQLWKLSTCDLCEIARNSVLQSGLSHQEKKRFLGASYLKDGPDGNDIRRTNVAQIRMAYRHETLCNELSFLVDAVKSEAVGSRRQ from the exons ATGGACCCCAGCGACCTTGCGCACGCCTACGCTTGGAGCACGGCTGGAGAACAGATTGAGGCAGCAGAAACTGACG ACATGCCGCGGCGGTTCCCCAGGATCACGCTCAGCGACGTGGACGAGGAGGTCCGCCTGCTGGCCGAGAAGGTGTACGCGTCGGCGCTGAAGGACGAAGAGAACAAGGACGCGCTCTCCATGTACACTGTGCCTGAGGACTGCCCCATCGGCCTGCGGCAGGCCAAGGACAGGGAGCTGCTCCGTGAGCTCGCGGAGCAGCAGTCGGAAGAGAGCGCCAAAAG GAAGAAGAGTTTTAAGATGATCCGGTCCCAGTCCATGTCCTTACAGATCTCCGTGGGCGTGGACTGGGCTCGGCCCATGGTCGCGCCTCTCCTGCCCTCTCCGTCCGCTGCCACCACCGTCCCGGACAACTTCCCAGAGTATCAGAGAGTCACCATCAGTGGAGACTACTGTGCAGGG ATCACAGTCGAGGACTACGAGCAAGCAGCCAAAAGTCTGCTGAAAGCTTTATTTATCCGGGAGAAATACTCCAGGCTGGCCTACCACCGCTTCCCCCGGACCACGGCCCAGTTCCTGCGCAGTGCCGAGAACAcaaaatggagagaggaagatgacGTCCTGCCAG ACATCTGTCCATGCCCTCCAGAGGGGGAGGACCCCTACAGCATGGAGAATATCCCTGAGGACCTAGGCTACGAGCTGAAAATGAGGGACGGGATTATATACGTGTATGACAACAGCGAAGCCCTCCGCATAAACCAACCCTGCTGCCTCCCTTATCCAGACCTGGAGACGTTCGCCATCGATCTGAGTCACGTGTTGGCCATGATTGCTGATGGTCCTAC AAAGACGTACTGCCACAGACGGCTTAAGTTCCTTGCGTCGAAGTTCTACCTGCATGAGATGCTCAATGAAATGGCTGAGCTTAAAGAACTCAAGGGTGTTCCCCATCGAGACTTCTACAATGTCAGGAAG GTGGACACTCACATCCATGCTGCAGCCTGCATGAACCAGAAACATCTCCTCACCTTTATCCAGAGCACCTATAAGACAGACGCGGAGCGTGTGGTGCTGGAGAAGGCTGGACAGAAACTCACCCTCAAACAGGTCTTCAATAACCTGAACATGGACCCCTACCATCTCACAGTGGACTCGCTAGATGTCCATGCT GGCAGGCAAACGTTTCACCGCTTTGACAAGTTCAACTCCAAATACAATCCTGTGGGAGCGAGCGAGTTACGAGAAATCTACCTGAAAACTGACAACCACATTAAGGGAGAATACTTTGCCAGGTTGATCAAG GAAGTTGCTTATGACTTGAAGGAGAGTAAATACCAGTATGCTGAGCCCCGCCTTTCCATCTATGGCCGTGCCCCTGAGGAGTGGGAGAGCCTTTCCCATTGGTTCATTCAGCATAAAGTACACTCCCCCAACTTGCGCTGGGTTATCCAGGTACCTAGAATATA TGACATTTTTAAGTCACGGAAGCTGGTTCCCAACTTTGCCAAGATGCTGGAAAACATCTTCCTCCCCCTGTTTGAGGCCACAGTGAATCCACAGAAGCACAAACACCTTCACGTGTTTCTTAAATAT GTGACGGGCTTTGACAGCGTGGATGACGAGTCCAAGCACAGCGATCACATGTTCTCCTATAAGAGCCCCAAGCCTGAGTGCTGGAACACAGACGACAACCCCCCCTACAGTTACTACCTCTTCCACATGTACGCCAACATCATGGTGCTCAACAACCTCAGGAA GGAGCGGGGTCTGAGCACCTTTCAGTTCCGCCCACACTGCGGCGAGGCTGGCTCCATCACCCACCTGGTGTCGGCCTTCCTCACTGCAGACAACATCTCCCACGGACTGAACCTGAAGAAG AGTCCTGTGCTGCAGTACCTGTATTACCTAGCCCAAGTACCTATTGCCATGTCGCCTCTTAGCAACAACAGCCTGTTCCTGGAGTACTCCAAGAACCCACTGCGAGAGTTCCTACAcaaaggcctgtgtgtgtccctctctaCTGATGACCCCATGCAGTTCCACTACACCAAG GAAGCGCTGATGGAAGAGTACGCCATTGCCGCCCAGCTGTGGAAGCTGAGCACATGCGATTTGTGCGAGATTGCCAGGAACAGTGTCCTGCAGAGTGGCCTGTCCCATCAG GAGAAAAAGCGCTTCCTCGGGGCCAGCTACCTCAAAGACGGGCCTGACGGCAACGACATCCGCCGGACCAACGTGGCGCAGATCCGCATGGCCTACCGGCATGAGACGCTGTGCAACGAGCTCAGCTTCCTGGTGGATGCAGTAAAGTCGGAGGCCGTGGGCTCCCGGAGGCAATGA
- the ampd3a gene encoding AMP deaminase 3 isoform X1 — translation MTVHLCLSLTERSRMSRDTPLVKRLSSPCLVSDMPRRFPRITLSDVDEEVRLLAEKVYASALKDEENKDALSMYTVPEDCPIGLRQAKDRELLRELAEQQSEESAKRKKSFKMIRSQSMSLQISVGVDWARPMVAPLLPSPSAATTVPDNFPEYQRVTISGDYCAGITVEDYEQAAKSLLKALFIREKYSRLAYHRFPRTTAQFLRSAENTKWREEDDVLPDICPCPPEGEDPYSMENIPEDLGYELKMRDGIIYVYDNSEALRINQPCCLPYPDLETFAIDLSHVLAMIADGPTKTYCHRRLKFLASKFYLHEMLNEMAELKELKGVPHRDFYNVRKVDTHIHAAACMNQKHLLTFIQSTYKTDAERVVLEKAGQKLTLKQVFNNLNMDPYHLTVDSLDVHAGRQTFHRFDKFNSKYNPVGASELREIYLKTDNHIKGEYFARLIKEVAYDLKESKYQYAEPRLSIYGRAPEEWESLSHWFIQHKVHSPNLRWVIQVPRIYDIFKSRKLVPNFAKMLENIFLPLFEATVNPQKHKHLHVFLKYVTGFDSVDDESKHSDHMFSYKSPKPECWNTDDNPPYSYYLFHMYANIMVLNNLRKERGLSTFQFRPHCGEAGSITHLVSAFLTADNISHGLNLKKSPVLQYLYYLAQVPIAMSPLSNNSLFLEYSKNPLREFLHKGLCVSLSTDDPMQFHYTKEALMEEYAIAAQLWKLSTCDLCEIARNSVLQSGLSHQEKKRFLGASYLKDGPDGNDIRRTNVAQIRMAYRHETLCNELSFLVDAVKSEAVGSRRQ, via the exons ACATGCCGCGGCGGTTCCCCAGGATCACGCTCAGCGACGTGGACGAGGAGGTCCGCCTGCTGGCCGAGAAGGTGTACGCGTCGGCGCTGAAGGACGAAGAGAACAAGGACGCGCTCTCCATGTACACTGTGCCTGAGGACTGCCCCATCGGCCTGCGGCAGGCCAAGGACAGGGAGCTGCTCCGTGAGCTCGCGGAGCAGCAGTCGGAAGAGAGCGCCAAAAG GAAGAAGAGTTTTAAGATGATCCGGTCCCAGTCCATGTCCTTACAGATCTCCGTGGGCGTGGACTGGGCTCGGCCCATGGTCGCGCCTCTCCTGCCCTCTCCGTCCGCTGCCACCACCGTCCCGGACAACTTCCCAGAGTATCAGAGAGTCACCATCAGTGGAGACTACTGTGCAGGG ATCACAGTCGAGGACTACGAGCAAGCAGCCAAAAGTCTGCTGAAAGCTTTATTTATCCGGGAGAAATACTCCAGGCTGGCCTACCACCGCTTCCCCCGGACCACGGCCCAGTTCCTGCGCAGTGCCGAGAACAcaaaatggagagaggaagatgacGTCCTGCCAG ACATCTGTCCATGCCCTCCAGAGGGGGAGGACCCCTACAGCATGGAGAATATCCCTGAGGACCTAGGCTACGAGCTGAAAATGAGGGACGGGATTATATACGTGTATGACAACAGCGAAGCCCTCCGCATAAACCAACCCTGCTGCCTCCCTTATCCAGACCTGGAGACGTTCGCCATCGATCTGAGTCACGTGTTGGCCATGATTGCTGATGGTCCTAC AAAGACGTACTGCCACAGACGGCTTAAGTTCCTTGCGTCGAAGTTCTACCTGCATGAGATGCTCAATGAAATGGCTGAGCTTAAAGAACTCAAGGGTGTTCCCCATCGAGACTTCTACAATGTCAGGAAG GTGGACACTCACATCCATGCTGCAGCCTGCATGAACCAGAAACATCTCCTCACCTTTATCCAGAGCACCTATAAGACAGACGCGGAGCGTGTGGTGCTGGAGAAGGCTGGACAGAAACTCACCCTCAAACAGGTCTTCAATAACCTGAACATGGACCCCTACCATCTCACAGTGGACTCGCTAGATGTCCATGCT GGCAGGCAAACGTTTCACCGCTTTGACAAGTTCAACTCCAAATACAATCCTGTGGGAGCGAGCGAGTTACGAGAAATCTACCTGAAAACTGACAACCACATTAAGGGAGAATACTTTGCCAGGTTGATCAAG GAAGTTGCTTATGACTTGAAGGAGAGTAAATACCAGTATGCTGAGCCCCGCCTTTCCATCTATGGCCGTGCCCCTGAGGAGTGGGAGAGCCTTTCCCATTGGTTCATTCAGCATAAAGTACACTCCCCCAACTTGCGCTGGGTTATCCAGGTACCTAGAATATA TGACATTTTTAAGTCACGGAAGCTGGTTCCCAACTTTGCCAAGATGCTGGAAAACATCTTCCTCCCCCTGTTTGAGGCCACAGTGAATCCACAGAAGCACAAACACCTTCACGTGTTTCTTAAATAT GTGACGGGCTTTGACAGCGTGGATGACGAGTCCAAGCACAGCGATCACATGTTCTCCTATAAGAGCCCCAAGCCTGAGTGCTGGAACACAGACGACAACCCCCCCTACAGTTACTACCTCTTCCACATGTACGCCAACATCATGGTGCTCAACAACCTCAGGAA GGAGCGGGGTCTGAGCACCTTTCAGTTCCGCCCACACTGCGGCGAGGCTGGCTCCATCACCCACCTGGTGTCGGCCTTCCTCACTGCAGACAACATCTCCCACGGACTGAACCTGAAGAAG AGTCCTGTGCTGCAGTACCTGTATTACCTAGCCCAAGTACCTATTGCCATGTCGCCTCTTAGCAACAACAGCCTGTTCCTGGAGTACTCCAAGAACCCACTGCGAGAGTTCCTACAcaaaggcctgtgtgtgtccctctctaCTGATGACCCCATGCAGTTCCACTACACCAAG GAAGCGCTGATGGAAGAGTACGCCATTGCCGCCCAGCTGTGGAAGCTGAGCACATGCGATTTGTGCGAGATTGCCAGGAACAGTGTCCTGCAGAGTGGCCTGTCCCATCAG GAGAAAAAGCGCTTCCTCGGGGCCAGCTACCTCAAAGACGGGCCTGACGGCAACGACATCCGCCGGACCAACGTGGCGCAGATCCGCATGGCCTACCGGCATGAGACGCTGTGCAACGAGCTCAGCTTCCTGGTGGATGCAGTAAAGTCGGAGGCCGTGGGCTCCCGGAGGCAATGA
- the ampd3a gene encoding AMP deaminase 3 isoform X4, with the protein MTVHLCLSLTERSRMSRDTPLVKRLSSPCLVSDMPRRFPRITLSDVDEEVRLLAEKVYASALKDEENKDALSMYTVPEDCPIGLRQAKDRELLRELAEQQSEESAKRKKSFKMIRSQSMSLQISVGVDWARPMVAPLLPSPSAATTVPDNFPEYQRVTISGDYCAGITVEDYEQAAKSLLKALFIREKYSRLAYHRFPRTTAQFLRSAENTKWREEDDVLPDICPCPPEGEDPYSMENIPEDLGYELKMRDGIIYVYDNSEALRINQPCCLPYPDLETFAIDLSHVLAMIADGPTKTYCHRRLKFLASKFYLHEMLNEMAELKELKGVPHRDFYNVRKVDTHIHAAACMNQKHLLTFIQSTYKTDAERVVLEKAGQKLTLKQGRQTFHRFDKFNSKYNPVGASELREIYLKTDNHIKGEYFARLIKEVAYDLKESKYQYAEPRLSIYGRAPEEWESLSHWFIQHKVHSPNLRWVIQVPRIYDIFKSRKLVPNFAKMLENIFLPLFEATVNPQKHKHLHVFLKYVTGFDSVDDESKHSDHMFSYKSPKPECWNTDDNPPYSYYLFHMYANIMVLNNLRKERGLSTFQFRPHCGEAGSITHLVSAFLTADNISHGLNLKKSPVLQYLYYLAQVPIAMSPLSNNSLFLEYSKNPLREFLHKGLCVSLSTDDPMQFHYTKEALMEEYAIAAQLWKLSTCDLCEIARNSVLQSGLSHQEKKRFLGASYLKDGPDGNDIRRTNVAQIRMAYRHETLCNELSFLVDAVKSEAVGSRRQ; encoded by the exons ACATGCCGCGGCGGTTCCCCAGGATCACGCTCAGCGACGTGGACGAGGAGGTCCGCCTGCTGGCCGAGAAGGTGTACGCGTCGGCGCTGAAGGACGAAGAGAACAAGGACGCGCTCTCCATGTACACTGTGCCTGAGGACTGCCCCATCGGCCTGCGGCAGGCCAAGGACAGGGAGCTGCTCCGTGAGCTCGCGGAGCAGCAGTCGGAAGAGAGCGCCAAAAG GAAGAAGAGTTTTAAGATGATCCGGTCCCAGTCCATGTCCTTACAGATCTCCGTGGGCGTGGACTGGGCTCGGCCCATGGTCGCGCCTCTCCTGCCCTCTCCGTCCGCTGCCACCACCGTCCCGGACAACTTCCCAGAGTATCAGAGAGTCACCATCAGTGGAGACTACTGTGCAGGG ATCACAGTCGAGGACTACGAGCAAGCAGCCAAAAGTCTGCTGAAAGCTTTATTTATCCGGGAGAAATACTCCAGGCTGGCCTACCACCGCTTCCCCCGGACCACGGCCCAGTTCCTGCGCAGTGCCGAGAACAcaaaatggagagaggaagatgacGTCCTGCCAG ACATCTGTCCATGCCCTCCAGAGGGGGAGGACCCCTACAGCATGGAGAATATCCCTGAGGACCTAGGCTACGAGCTGAAAATGAGGGACGGGATTATATACGTGTATGACAACAGCGAAGCCCTCCGCATAAACCAACCCTGCTGCCTCCCTTATCCAGACCTGGAGACGTTCGCCATCGATCTGAGTCACGTGTTGGCCATGATTGCTGATGGTCCTAC AAAGACGTACTGCCACAGACGGCTTAAGTTCCTTGCGTCGAAGTTCTACCTGCATGAGATGCTCAATGAAATGGCTGAGCTTAAAGAACTCAAGGGTGTTCCCCATCGAGACTTCTACAATGTCAGGAAG GTGGACACTCACATCCATGCTGCAGCCTGCATGAACCAGAAACATCTCCTCACCTTTATCCAGAGCACCTATAAGACAGACGCGGAGCGTGTGGTGCTGGAGAAGGCTGGACAGAAACTCACCCTCAAACAG GGCAGGCAAACGTTTCACCGCTTTGACAAGTTCAACTCCAAATACAATCCTGTGGGAGCGAGCGAGTTACGAGAAATCTACCTGAAAACTGACAACCACATTAAGGGAGAATACTTTGCCAGGTTGATCAAG GAAGTTGCTTATGACTTGAAGGAGAGTAAATACCAGTATGCTGAGCCCCGCCTTTCCATCTATGGCCGTGCCCCTGAGGAGTGGGAGAGCCTTTCCCATTGGTTCATTCAGCATAAAGTACACTCCCCCAACTTGCGCTGGGTTATCCAGGTACCTAGAATATA TGACATTTTTAAGTCACGGAAGCTGGTTCCCAACTTTGCCAAGATGCTGGAAAACATCTTCCTCCCCCTGTTTGAGGCCACAGTGAATCCACAGAAGCACAAACACCTTCACGTGTTTCTTAAATAT GTGACGGGCTTTGACAGCGTGGATGACGAGTCCAAGCACAGCGATCACATGTTCTCCTATAAGAGCCCCAAGCCTGAGTGCTGGAACACAGACGACAACCCCCCCTACAGTTACTACCTCTTCCACATGTACGCCAACATCATGGTGCTCAACAACCTCAGGAA GGAGCGGGGTCTGAGCACCTTTCAGTTCCGCCCACACTGCGGCGAGGCTGGCTCCATCACCCACCTGGTGTCGGCCTTCCTCACTGCAGACAACATCTCCCACGGACTGAACCTGAAGAAG AGTCCTGTGCTGCAGTACCTGTATTACCTAGCCCAAGTACCTATTGCCATGTCGCCTCTTAGCAACAACAGCCTGTTCCTGGAGTACTCCAAGAACCCACTGCGAGAGTTCCTACAcaaaggcctgtgtgtgtccctctctaCTGATGACCCCATGCAGTTCCACTACACCAAG GAAGCGCTGATGGAAGAGTACGCCATTGCCGCCCAGCTGTGGAAGCTGAGCACATGCGATTTGTGCGAGATTGCCAGGAACAGTGTCCTGCAGAGTGGCCTGTCCCATCAG GAGAAAAAGCGCTTCCTCGGGGCCAGCTACCTCAAAGACGGGCCTGACGGCAACGACATCCGCCGGACCAACGTGGCGCAGATCCGCATGGCCTACCGGCATGAGACGCTGTGCAACGAGCTCAGCTTCCTGGTGGATGCAGTAAAGTCGGAGGCCGTGGGCTCCCGGAGGCAATGA